The proteins below are encoded in one region of Vicinamibacteria bacterium:
- the rho gene encoding transcription termination factor Rho, with protein MNHGVSTPTAEGVLELEPQGNGHLRQESNNFLPRPQDVRVPSRLVAKHFLKEGYYIQGPSGMARRRNNRRGGPPHRELQAVESINGFKPEELPPPRHYQELVSEHPAMRLRMSQDPDGPISLRVIDLITPIGRGQRGLIVAAPKTGKTILLEQIGCAIGAFYPEIHLFVLLIDERPEEVTHMRRAVKGQVIASTSDGTSANHLRVARLVLERARRLVEMGDDVVILLDSITRLGRAANREQKGRGKTMTGGIDSRALEFPRQFFGAARNIEDGGSLTILGTALVDTGSQMDEVIFQEFKGTGNMELVLDRRLAEARIFPAIDISRSGTRREEILLDEEELPRVHLLRRALAGLKPTEAMALLLDKMKKTRTNKELLESIRIK; from the coding sequence GCCATCTCCGACAAGAGAGCAATAACTTTCTTCCCCGGCCGCAAGACGTGCGCGTCCCGAGTCGTCTCGTCGCCAAGCATTTCTTGAAGGAGGGCTACTACATCCAAGGCCCTTCGGGGATGGCGAGGCGAAGAAACAACCGCCGCGGAGGCCCGCCTCACCGGGAGCTCCAGGCGGTCGAGAGCATCAACGGATTCAAGCCCGAAGAACTGCCGCCTCCGCGCCATTATCAAGAGCTCGTCAGCGAGCACCCCGCCATGCGGCTCCGGATGTCACAGGATCCCGACGGGCCCATATCGCTTCGGGTCATCGACCTCATCACTCCGATCGGTCGAGGTCAACGGGGACTCATCGTAGCCGCGCCCAAGACGGGAAAGACCATTCTTCTCGAGCAAATCGGCTGCGCCATCGGTGCATTCTATCCGGAAATCCATTTATTCGTCCTTCTCATCGATGAGAGACCGGAAGAAGTGACGCACATGCGCCGAGCGGTCAAGGGGCAAGTGATCGCCTCGACGTCCGATGGGACGAGCGCCAACCATCTTCGCGTTGCCCGGCTCGTGCTCGAACGGGCTCGGCGTCTGGTGGAGATGGGTGACGACGTCGTGATCCTGCTCGACTCCATCACCCGACTCGGTCGCGCCGCGAACCGAGAGCAAAAAGGGCGTGGGAAAACGATGACCGGGGGCATCGACTCGCGGGCGCTGGAGTTCCCTCGCCAGTTCTTCGGTGCCGCGAGGAACATCGAGGACGGGGGAAGCCTCACGATTCTCGGAACGGCTCTGGTCGACACCGGGAGCCAGATGGACGAGGTGATCTTTCAGGAGTTCAAGGGTACCGGCAACATGGAATTGGTGCTCGACCGTCGGCTCGCCGAGGCGAGGATCTTTCCCGCGATCGATATTTCCCGCTCGGGAACCCGACGCGAGGAGATACTTCTCGACGAGGAGGAGCTTCCCCGAGTCCACCTCCTGAGGCGCGCACTCGCTGGTCTCAAACCCACCGAAGCCATGGCTCTCCTCCTGGACAAGATGAAGAAGACCAGAACCAACAAAGAGCTCCTGGAATCGATCCGTATCAAATAG